The genomic DNA CCGCGCTGCGCCTCTATCTGACGCCGGCCATGCTGCTGATCGATGTCGACGGATCGCTGCCGCCCGCCCAGCTTGGCCCCAAGGGCGCCAAGCTCGCCGCTCAGGCCGTGCGCCGCATGGGCCTGTCCGGTTCGATCGGCATCGACCTGCCGACGATGAACAACAAGGACGAGCGGATGATCGCCGCCGCCCAGATCGACAAATATCTGCCGCTGCCCTTTGAACGGACGGCGGTGAATGGCTTCGGCTTCCTCCAGATCATTCGTCGCCGCGAGCGCGCGAACCTGATGGAGGTGCTGCGTGAAGATCCGGTGCTGACCGCCGCGCTGGCGCTGCTGCGCCGGGCCGAGCGGCACGGCCAGGGCGGCGCGGCGACGCTGACCGCCGCGCCCGCGATCGTGGACCTGCTGCACAAGCGGCAGGACTGGATCGAATTGCTGGCCAGGCGCCGGGGTGGCCCGGTCGGCCTGAAGGCCGATGCAGCCCTCTCCCTGGCGGCCGGCCATGTCGCCTAAATCATCATCTGAACCCGCTGCCTGCCCGGTCTGCGGCCAGCCCGCAAAGCAGGAAACCCGCCCCTTTTGCAGCCCCGCCTGCCGCGACCGCGACCTGCTGCAATGG from Sphingobium sp. CAP-1 includes the following:
- a CDS encoding ribonuclease; the protein is MAEWLYEEGIGEARAALIEHGKLVEALVEREGEQARAGAVVQGRLIATVIPKKRGIVRLTSGEEVLLEPIPPRLAEGGNVLVEILREAIAEEGRPKRAKGRVPGPGVKPHPGPSLLQRIRATGVPILPCPAHEEDRLEAHGWSELMEEAMSGEIGTEAAALRLYLTPAMLLIDVDGSLPPAQLGPKGAKLAAQAVRRMGLSGSIGIDLPTMNNKDERMIAAAQIDKYLPLPFERTAVNGFGFLQIIRRRERANLMEVLREDPVLTAALALLRRAERHGQGGAATLTAAPAIVDLLHKRQDWIELLARRRGGPVGLKADAALSLAAGHVA
- a CDS encoding DNA gyrase inhibitor YacG, which encodes MSPKSSSEPAACPVCGQPAKQETRPFCSPACRDRDLLQWLGEGYRVPGPPSHEATQKNGNYGLDSEPD